GATTTTTTAGTTTGTcactctcaagtgtttaaccactcctaacACCCTCAGGTTGAATACGGATTTATTATttgacaaaaataaataaataataataattacatatCATTATGTTGATTTGGTTGTGGTTCGATCTTCAGTATACTCCTAACATAAATACCAACTGAAACATGCCAAACTTAATATTTCACAAATATCATAAACGAGATACGCTCAGTTAAAAGTAACATGTATTGATCCGAACATGTTTTAACCCGTTAAAAACTTGACCCGACAAGTTTACCATCTCTAGTTTCTACAGATTGATTTTATGCCAAAGTTCCAGTTGTAATCACTTTACCAAAAAGAGTGAAACCCAACCCACaatcatttcttctattctttaACAAATGCAGTATAGGACTAGGGTGCAAATAAAGCAAGCCATTTGTTATTCGAGACCCTACAGTTCTACCTTTACAGTTCTATGTGTTTGTATGTTGTTTGTTTTGGGGCTGGGGGTCTCTCTTAAAGCAGCTTCTCTATCCACGAGGATAGAGGTAAGGtttgcctacatcccaccctccccagaccctacaaATAGCTTTTGCTGtgttgtgggatttactgggtacgGTTGTTGTATTTGTTATTCGAGATCAGCTTACTAAAAACTCGAATTAAGCGCAGCTTAAATATTAGACTCGAGTCGGTATTAGAGTTAATTTGATAAACAAATTTGAACCTGGGCTTGGCACAACTGggattattatttatataaatataataaatattacTATTTgtataataaaatataaataaagacaattaataaataataacctCGACATCTATAGATAAAGCTCAAAACAAGTCAAACTCGAGCTCTACCTAAGTTAAACAAGTCCAcaaaacataagctacaaaacaTTAATTATAATCAAAGCATCTAAAAGACTTGCAAGCAAGCCATTGAGTCTGTAAGTTCACACCAGCTATAGGTTTACCATTTGTGACGTTACAACGATGAAAAATGCAAGAATGCTTTAATATGATCACAACCCtgagaaatttaaaaaaaaaaaaaaaatgaactcTTACTCATCTTTTTTACTGGTTGATGAGCTTTCATGAGTTTGATCTGGTACCAAGTGTTTGACACTAGCCTCGGCTTCTGAAACAAACTTAGGGTCTGGCTCGTGTTTATCAGATGGCTCTTTCATTGCCAAATATATGTAGAACGCAATTACAATATTAACAGATATCACAGCAAGAAACCCGCTTATAAGTGTCAACGAATACGGAGACATGTCCGAAGCACCTGTTGGATGATGACATGGCACGATAACCAAGTAAGTTTAAGGAGAATCCATATATATACTTTGAGTGAAACCATTGTACATAcatgtttgactttttaaaaatcGCGTTGACTCTTTCTCTAGAACGAGAATCGAACTTGTGTCTAGCGTAACATACACTTTCAAACAAAGGTATAAAGTGATGGCTTTTAATATGTAGTTATGTACATCGTCTCAGCTTTCTAGACGCAAAAAGACCAAATAAAGCAAGAATATAGATAATGAAAAAGTTAAATGAAGCTTACCGGGAAATAAATTGTTGTTGAAGGCATACAGAATTGCAATAGGAATCGACCACATAAATATGGATGCGATAAAGAACTTTTCTATAACTTTTGCCATTGTCAACCTCAAACTGCAACAATTCAAAAATCACACGGTCATTGGATTATTCATTTGGTACATTAAGTTActccccgcttgcggtatgcacatataatgtatatatgtgtgggccctcggggggcaaaagtgaaagtgcactaattttaacgttattttactaatttcgtgaaaataacgttaaaagctgaggacggttaatcatgcatcatgtggtggcgttgatagctgaaaggcaaaagggtacatgcactaattggtctttgtcccgattgctgagtgttatgtgccttatgtccaaggcttgatgcaaaactactatcgagccaagggtctcactggaagcagcctatctattcctacggggtagaggtaaggctgtctacatcttaccctcctcagaccctacctttgctttgctattggtgggatttactgagtatgatgatgatgatgatttggtaCATTAAGTTAAATATCAATggaaaaataaaatttataaaatagTATCGTAACTAAGATCTTATATGTTTACATAACCTAAATAACTATATGTGATCGTGGTTTTAATATGCGTGATGCGCTCCGATGCGTTTTGATCACAAAAGCCGATGCGCGATGCGAATACGTGATGCGCGCGCATCACGTATGTGAGGCGtttgttattttaaaaaaaatatttatagataatattttaacttgttaactttaaacattaaaaatttaGAGATTAAGATAAATAAATACAACAAAGTAGCTCTAGTACCATGAAAGAAGTTCAATATAACCAAAATAAGCCTTGAACTCTTAAGTGTACAAGTAATCTATGTAGGAACTCCTTTAACAACTTCATCAGCTCATTGTACAATTTTACTCTGGTCGATTTCGAAAAAATGCGCACATCAGGAGCGCATTATGCGATTTAGGGGGCATCATCCTTGCATCATGTAATCACAGCGCATCGCATCATCTGCTGCGATCTCATCAGTGCATCGTGCGCATCACGCATTATGCgcacattttaaaaccaagtatGTGATATAACCTAAATAACTATATTCAACTTTTAGATATGTTTTTATCGAGAAAAAAGACACAGATGTCAATGAACAAAACCATATAAAAAGCATAGCGGGCTCAGAAAAACGCCTCAAGGTCTGCGCTTCTTGCACGTGTGATCAAAATGAATGAAAACTGGGGTCTGATTGTCTGAAAAAGGCTAatatgtaaaaacaaccaaaaGAATGAAGAGATTATATGTAAAAAGAGATCAGAAAGATGCAACACTTGGTTGTACATAGAGCAACGCCTAACGTACGTGAATCTCTCACCTAGCGCCTAGGCTTTCGGGACGTAAACGCCCGAGAGTGCCTTGTACTTTTTAAAACTAAGGCTTGATATGAAAAATCAAAATCCAGCCCTGTTATAGTAACCGAGACGCGAACTTAGACTTAAACTTTTGTGTAACTTATTTAGATGTTTTGAAGTGCAGATATGTTTCGGTAATACCTTTTAAAAATACATTTACATCAACTTTTCATCTGAATCACAATCAGTGTGGCTAAGCAACAACGGTTTTCTCGAAGAATACAGATTAAACGGAAGTTCTTTTAAATCACCGTATTGATCTAGACACGCCATGGTGTTTAGGCCATCCAGTAAGAGGCCCAGTATGCACTTTACCCCGTCAAAGTTCTCAAATTGCAGGCAACTTTGCTGTCTAAAGTACTTAAATCTCGAACCGATTAATCCATAAATTCCATAAATCTCAACACATGTATCTAATGCCAACAGGAAAAAAAACCCTCTGCTTAATTTATGGTTACATAGCTTAAGGAATTGAGTTCTTAAAACGCTACTGAATTTGAAAACAATCAATAACACCGACAAATTGGATGATAAAGCCATCAAAGGATTAAACAATaaattttttcttaaaaaaagttCAGAGATGCATTCATCAAGTGCTACATCTTAAgaaaaatatatacatatttaaaaaaaataaaagagatTATATCGCTATAaattcgggtaaacgggtataacACCAAATCCCAAACCTGTCCCAAAGCtgcgataaaaacaaaaattaatcCCAAACCTGGCCCCATACCCGATTACCTGTCCCATCGGGTTCGATTGTCATCCCTAAAATTGTCATGTACCAAAATTGGCATCAAAGAAAAACCCTGCTTAATTTAGGGTTCTGAGGTCTTAAAAGGCCACTGAATTTGTAAACAATGAATAACACGGACAAATTGGATGATAAAATGATCAAAGAATAaacaataatatttttattaCTTAAAAAAAATCCAGAGATGCATTCATCAAGTGCTACATGTTAagctaaatatataatatagtgAAGTTACTACAAGGCTTTAAACTAGGGTTCCTGTATATAATATAAACAATTATGAATGAAATCGATATGAGTTAAAGAACTTGCCATTCAGGATTTAGGGGCTTCGAGATGCGAAGATGGATCGTAGATGCCACTGCGTCTGAGTCCACAAGATCAGGGGATTTCACAAAATCAGTATTCACTTTTGGGAGTGAGGGTATCTACTACTagtcaagtttttttttttttttttttttttagagtaaattacaagttttaccCTTTAtatttacatcaaattgcaggcgctgttcTTTAGCGTAAAAGTTTACGAAGTTTTGTctttaacgtttcaaaatcttgcacgttatgtcctttaggccaaacccagttagattttttagttaaatctggtcatgtgcaagacacatgagggtattcttgtcaaTTTATATTCCTAGGGACTATTGAGTAAATAAATTATAACAAGTGACTTTTGTGtagaatataaaaaaataaaaacatttaatctctctctctaaactcatCTCTCTCTGTTCTCTAAACTCATCATGTCAACTGAAACAGAAGATCCCTGATCTGTCGTTTTCCTCTCAAATTCGTCCAATGAAGCCATCATTTGGTGGAACTCTCCCATCATCTAAACCTCCAGATCCTCCACACCTCACTAATTCGTCTCAATTTCCCCCTGGTCATCCCCAGCCGCCATGTTACCTTTGCGAACCCTAATCCCCCACCTTCCTCGCATGGAAATGGAGCGGCTATTGAtaactgtaggatcgtgtttcgacccgaacgagtcgttcagaggagttttcgtcaattacaggtgcggaaaacaggTAAttaacgtagaaacagctagcaatcactttaaacacctttttgcattgatttaacactgattacatccaaatctcgatccggcagcacttcggtacgagttacaaggTCTAATCTGTCTGGTTCGCTTTTCTTTTCATGCTCGCATAGGATTGAGATCCTAGTGTATGTTTGCCTCCAGTTGCCCTACTTCTAATTTCTTTGTTTCTTAAAGACTTTGCTTTCCACTTAGGTGTGTTCCAGTGGTCAAGCATTTGTTTCCATATCTCAGATCTTATCCATGCTGGTTTAAAGTCAATCAGATCGGTCATATCCTCTCCAAcatttttacctttttctttcgCTGTAGCTTTAGCATCATTTTGTACGTTCCGCGACAAATTAGGGAATTTACTAGCAATGCACTTCTCCCAGCACCTATGAATTCGTGCATTCCATTTATCCTTCCACTGGAAATGCATCTATGAAGAAAAAACTTTAAATAAACGTACAAAATGTTCCAACCAGTTAAATAATAAGAATGGTCTAAGTACACACACCTGGAATCGCTCAAATAACCGTGTCTTGTGCTCATTAGGAACATGTCTCCAGCTCTCCCATGGACCGGACCACAAACTTATTAAATTTGATAAAATAACCCGGGTAGCAGTCCCTTGATTACTAAATCTACAAAATGAAAGCAATGAATATAAAAACTATTAGTAACATTTTTTATGTACATAAAGAAACAATATATGTGTACTTACTCTCCATCTACAACCCAAATCCATTCGCGATTGATTGGTTCAGGTACTTGGACATGGGAAGCGCTTCCCCGCCTCGTGGGAGCAACATGAATAGCAGAGTCATCATCACCAGCACTACTCTCAGTGGGGGAATTCATCACATGAAAATCAGACTCGTCATCAGCATCACCAACACCTCGATCACCATATTGAACACCACCTCGCCCAACACCTCGATCACCCACTTGACCACTACTTTGACTGTTACCTATACCACTACCTCGCCCAACAACTCGATTATTTGTTTGACCGCCACCTCGCATATAAACTCGACCACCACAGCGCCAAGTGCCTTGATTACCAGCTACACCGCTACCTTGACTACTACCTCGTCCAACACCTCGTCCACCAGCATGACCATCATCTTGACCAAAACCTCGACCACCAGCTGGAACACTACCTCGACCCATAGTGCG
Above is a window of Helianthus annuus cultivar XRQ/B chromosome 14, HanXRQr2.0-SUNRISE, whole genome shotgun sequence DNA encoding:
- the LOC110908024 gene encoding uncharacterized protein LOC110908024, whose protein sequence is MAKVIEKFFIASIFMWSIPIAILYAFNNNLFPGASDMSPYSLTLISGFLAVISVNIVIAFYIYLAMKEPSDKHEPDPKFVSEAEASVKHLVPDQTHESSSTSKKDE